Proteins encoded together in one Lutra lutra chromosome 4, mLutLut1.2, whole genome shotgun sequence window:
- the TMEM201 gene encoding LOW QUALITY PROTEIN: transmembrane protein 201 (The sequence of the model RefSeq protein was modified relative to this genomic sequence to represent the inferred CDS: inserted 1 base in 1 codon), with product MEGMSALXARCPTAGLAGGLGVTACAAAGVLLYRIARRMKPTHTIVNCWFCNQDTVVPYGNRNCWDCPHCEQYNGFQENGDYNKPIPAQYMEHLNHVVSGAPRPRAPAQPQQWVSSQVLLCRRCSHHQTTKIKQLAAFAPRDEGRYDEEIEVYRHHLEQTYKLCRPCQVAVEYYIKHQNRQLRALLLSHQFRRREADQSHMQSFSSAAKAPVQVIVLRALAFLACTFLLTLLLYGTSNPFAPQATLPPALLSGGNGSAAPDDGSAPGTEGWQQLLGLLPEHAAEKLQEAWAFGQSHQMGVAALGLLTCLLAMLLAGRLRLRRIDAFSTCLWALLLGLHLTEQYLQVSSPGWLDTLKFSTTSLCCLVGFTAAVATRKATGPRRFRPRRCSPRVAAGLCPTSPSLAVPYPGAGPSPSLFIPTPPGFLPLASQQLFRSPRRASPSSLPGRLSRALSLGTIPSLTRADSGYLFSGSRPPSQVSRSGEVPVSDYFSLLSGCCPSSPLPSPAPSVAGSVASSSGSLRHRRPLISPARLNLQGQKLLLFPSPPGEAPSTPSSSDEHSPHNGSLFPLEPPQVPQRSPARDTKLNMDMRSGPERGGACSSRTIKKEDDSSQSSACVVDTTTRGCTEGAANWRGRFGPSLVRGLLAVSLAANVLFTSAYLYQVLR from the exons ATGGAGGGAATGAGTGCGC CGGCCCGCTGCCCCACGGCGGGCCTGGCCGGCGGCCTGGGGGTCACGGCGTGCGCCGCGGCCGGCGTGCTGCTCTACCGGATCGCGCGGAG GATGAAGCCCACGCACACCATCGTCAACTGCTGGTTCTGCAACCAGGACACGGTCGTGCCCTACGGGAACCGCAACTGCTGGGACTGTCCCCACTGTGAGCAGTACAACGGCTTCCAGGAG aatggCGACTACAACAAGCCCATCCCCGCCCAGTACATGGAGCACCTGAACCACGTGGTGAGCggcgcgccccgcccccgcgcaCCTGCGCAGCCGCAGCAGTGGGTGAGCAGCCAGGTGCTGCTGTGCCGCAGGTGCAGCCACCACCAGACCACCAAGATCAAGCAGCTGGCCGCCTTCGCGCCGCGGGACGAG GGCAGGTACGACGAAGAGATCGAGGTGTACCGCCACCACCTGGAGCAGACGTACAAGCTGTGTCGGCCGTGCCAGGTGGCTGTCGAGTACTACATCAAGCACCAGAACCGCCAGCTGCGTGCCCTGCTGCTCAGCCACCAGTTCCGGCGCCGGGAGGCAGACCAGAGCCACATGCAG AGCTTCTCGTCTGCGGCGAAGGCCCCAGTCCAGGTCATCGTGCTCCGCGCCCTCGCCTTCCTGGCCTGTACCTTCCTGCTGACCCTCCTGCTCTATGGCACCAGCAACCCCTTTGCCCCACAggccaccctgcccccagccctgctgtcaGGTGGCAATGGCTCAGCTGCACCGGACGACGGCAGCGCCCCGGGGACGGAGGGCTGGCAGCAGCTGCTGGGCCTGCTGCCCGAGCATGCGGCCGAGAAGCTGCAGGAGGCCTGGGCCTTCGGGCAGAGCCACCAGATGGGCGTCGCGGCCCTGGGCCTGCTCACCTGCCTGCTGGCCATGCTGCTGGCGGGCCGCCTCAG GCTCCGGAGGATCGATGCCTTCTCTACCTGCCTGTGGgccctgctgctggggctgcACCTGACCGAGCAGTACCTGCAGGTCTCCTCGCCCGGCTGGCTGGACACACTCAAGTTCAGCACCACGTCCCTGTGCTGCCTCGTGGGCTTCACAGCAGCCGTGGCCACAAGGAAGGCGACAGGCCCGCGGAGGTTCCGGCCCCGAAG GTGTTCCCCACGCGTCGCGGCCGGCCTCTGCCCCACGAGCCCCAGCCTGGCTGTGCCCTACCCGGGCGCGGGCCCCTCGCCGTCTCTGTTCATCCCCACCCCGCCCGGCTTCCTGCCGCTCGCCAGCCAGCAGCTGTTCCGGTCTCCGCGTCGGGCCTCGCCCTCCTCGCTGCCGGGCCGCCTCAGCCGGGCCCTCTCGCTGGGAACCATACCCTCCCTGACGCGGGCAG acTCGGGGTATCTGTTCAGCGGGAGCCGCCCCCCATCTCAGGTGTCTCGATCTGGAGAGGTTCCTGTTTCAG aTTACTTCTCTCTGCTGTCGGGATGCTGTCCATCCTCCCCGCTCCCTTCCCCAGCGCCTTCCGTGGCTGGCTCCGTGGCCTCCAGCTCTGGCTCTCTGCGCCACCGCAGGCCCCTCATCAGCCCGGCTCGGCTCAACCTGCAGGGGCAGAAGCTGCTGCTGTTCCCGTCACCCCCCGGGGAGGCCCCCAGCACACCCAGCAGCTCAGACGAGCACTCACCCCACAACGGCAGCCTCTTCCCCCTCGAGCCGCCCCAGGTCCCGCAGAGATCGCCGGCACGGGACACAAAGCTCAACATGG ACATGAGGTCGGGGCCAGAAAGAGGCGGTGCCTGTAGCAGCCGGACCATCAAGAAAGAGGACGACTCGTCCCAGTCATCCGCCTGCGTAGTGGACACCACCACCCGGGGGTGCACAGAGGGGGCCGCCAACTGGAGAG GTCGTTTCGGGCCCTCCCTGGTCCGGGGCCTCCTGGCTGTGAGCTTGGCCGCCAACGTGCTCTTCACCTCGGCCTACCTGTACCAGGTCCTGCGCTGA